In Massilia forsythiae, one DNA window encodes the following:
- the garD gene encoding galactarate dehydratase → MNTPRIIRMHDNDNVAIVVNAGGLPEGTVFPDGLTLLTRVPEGHKVALRDIAQGEAILRYNVTIGFALVPIARGTWIEESLVGMPAARGLDDLPRPASKPAPLPPLEGYTFEGFRNPDGSVGTRNLLAISQTVQCVAGVVDYAVKRIKEELLPKYPNVDGVVALEHIYGCGVAIDAPGADIPIRTLRNIARNPNFGGRAMVVSLGCEKLQPGRLFPAGTIPIRGAQDVDVVCLQDAAHVGFGSMIDSIVRTAETHLAELNLRRRETVPASELVVGVQCGGSDAFSGVTANPAVGFASDLLVRAGAAVMFSEVTEVRDGIDQLTARAADEETAQAMIREMAWYDEYLDKGGVDRSANTTPGNKKGGLANITEKAMGSIIKSGTAPISGVLAPGDKLQQKGLIYAATPASDFICGTLQLAAGMNVHVFTTGRGTPYGLAAVPVVKVATRDDLARRWHDLMDINAGRIATGDATIADVGWELFNFILDVASGRKKTWAEHWKLHNALALFNPAPVT, encoded by the coding sequence ATGAACACACCCCGCATCATCCGCATGCACGACAACGACAACGTCGCCATCGTGGTCAATGCCGGCGGCCTGCCCGAAGGCACCGTCTTCCCCGATGGCTTGACCCTGCTGACGCGCGTGCCGGAAGGGCACAAGGTCGCGCTGCGCGACATCGCCCAGGGCGAAGCGATCCTGCGCTACAACGTCACCATCGGCTTCGCGCTGGTGCCGATCGCGCGCGGCACCTGGATCGAGGAATCGCTGGTCGGCATGCCGGCGGCGCGCGGCCTGGACGACCTGCCGCGCCCGGCCAGCAAGCCCGCACCGCTGCCGCCGCTGGAAGGCTACACCTTCGAGGGTTTCCGCAATCCCGACGGCTCGGTCGGCACCCGCAACCTGCTGGCCATCAGCCAGACCGTGCAGTGCGTGGCCGGCGTGGTGGATTACGCGGTCAAGCGCATCAAGGAAGAGCTGCTGCCGAAGTACCCTAACGTCGACGGCGTGGTGGCGCTGGAGCACATCTATGGCTGCGGCGTGGCGATCGACGCGCCCGGCGCCGACATTCCGATCCGCACGCTGCGCAACATCGCGCGCAACCCCAACTTCGGCGGGCGCGCGATGGTGGTCAGCCTGGGCTGCGAAAAGCTGCAGCCGGGGCGTTTGTTCCCGGCTGGGACGATCCCGATTCGCGGCGCCCAGGACGTCGACGTGGTGTGCTTGCAGGATGCCGCCCACGTCGGCTTCGGCAGCATGATCGATTCGATCGTGCGCACCGCCGAGACGCACCTGGCGGAGCTGAACCTGCGCCGCCGCGAGACCGTGCCGGCGTCGGAGCTGGTGGTGGGCGTGCAGTGTGGCGGCAGCGACGCCTTCTCCGGCGTGACGGCCAACCCGGCGGTGGGCTTCGCCAGCGACCTGCTGGTGCGCGCCGGCGCCGCCGTCATGTTTTCCGAGGTGACGGAAGTGCGCGACGGCATCGACCAGCTGACGGCACGCGCCGCCGACGAAGAGACCGCGCAGGCGATGATCCGCGAGATGGCCTGGTACGACGAGTACCTGGACAAGGGCGGCGTCGACCGCAGCGCCAACACCACGCCCGGCAACAAGAAGGGCGGCCTGGCCAACATCACCGAAAAGGCGATGGGCTCGATCATCAAGTCCGGCACCGCGCCGATCTCGGGGGTGCTGGCGCCCGGCGACAAGCTGCAGCAAAAGGGCCTGATCTACGCCGCCACCCCGGCCAGCGATTTCATTTGCGGCACCCTGCAGCTGGCCGCCGGCATGAACGTGCACGTGTTCACCACCGGACGCGGCACGCCCTACGGCCTGGCCGCGGTGCCGGTGGTGAAGGTCGCCACGCGCGACGACCTGGCGCGCCGCTGGCACGACCTCATGGACATCAACGCCGGCCGCATCGCCACCGGCGACGCCACCATCGCCGACGTCGGCTGGGAACTGTTCAACTTCATCCTCGACGTGGCCAGCGGCCGCAAGAAGACCTGGGCCGAGCACTGGAAGCTGCACAACGCGCTGGCCCTGTTCAATCCGGCGCCGGTGACCTGA
- a CDS encoding DUF3422 family protein has protein sequence MTTAYQSLSHPQRIPLAAEIHSRPFLRLEAPEAITHLAVYRDGDGPRSAHASGQHALLAQLCTHFGVAAPHVAANHFYHDFGRFRLKWECHTEFATYTITHKAAPDADAGAAFARMPLAQLPQSWILALHGRLIAASHVLLARGAADPALLQAGFEGGGLVGARVMQGGELWTDFIIHPDGFSRFVLCDVDMRAQQAGRLAQRVLEIETYRMMALLGLPVARTVGAALDDIEAELATLAARMVDGAAADDQTLLGRITALAARLERLSLEHGYRFSASKAYYRLVKARIDELREVRTEGVPTVEEFMDRRLTPAMNTCEAVAARLDALGRRIANVNDLLRTRVSIVQEDQNRRILQSMDRRAAQQLRLQQAVEGLSVAAISYYVVGLLGYAGKAAKALGAHLNPEVATGALVPVVAAVVWLGLRRMHRRMHERTHG, from the coding sequence ATGACCACCGCCTACCAGAGCCTGAGCCACCCCCAGCGCATTCCGCTGGCCGCCGAAATCCACTCGCGTCCCTTCCTGCGCCTGGAAGCGCCGGAAGCGATCACGCACCTGGCGGTGTACCGGGACGGCGACGGCCCGCGCAGCGCCCACGCGTCCGGCCAGCACGCGCTGCTGGCCCAGCTGTGCACGCACTTCGGCGTGGCCGCGCCGCACGTGGCGGCCAACCACTTCTATCACGACTTCGGCCGCTTCCGCCTGAAGTGGGAATGCCACACCGAATTCGCCACCTACACCATCACCCACAAGGCCGCGCCCGATGCGGATGCCGGCGCGGCGTTCGCGCGCATGCCGCTGGCGCAGCTGCCGCAATCCTGGATCCTGGCGCTGCACGGGCGCCTGATCGCGGCCAGCCATGTGCTGCTGGCGCGCGGCGCCGCCGATCCGGCGCTGCTGCAGGCCGGCTTCGAGGGCGGCGGCCTGGTCGGGGCGCGCGTGATGCAGGGCGGCGAGCTGTGGACCGACTTCATCATCCATCCCGACGGCTTTTCGCGCTTCGTGCTGTGCGACGTGGACATGCGCGCCCAGCAGGCCGGGCGACTGGCGCAGCGCGTGCTGGAGATCGAGACTTACCGGATGATGGCCCTGCTCGGGCTGCCGGTGGCGCGCACCGTGGGCGCCGCGCTGGACGACATCGAAGCCGAGCTGGCGACGCTGGCGGCGCGCATGGTGGACGGCGCCGCGGCTGACGACCAGACGCTGCTGGGCCGGATCACGGCGCTGGCGGCGCGCCTGGAACGGCTGTCGCTGGAACACGGCTACCGTTTCTCGGCCTCCAAGGCGTACTACCGCCTGGTCAAGGCACGCATCGACGAACTGCGCGAGGTGCGTACCGAGGGCGTGCCGACGGTGGAGGAATTCATGGACCGCCGCCTGACGCCGGCGATGAACACCTGCGAGGCGGTGGCGGCGCGCCTGGACGCGCTGGGCCGGCGCATCGCCAACGTCAACGACCTGCTGCGCACCCGCGTGAGCATCGTGCAGGAAGACCAGAACCGGCGCATCCTGCAATCGATGGACCGGCGCGCCGCCCAGCAGCTGCGCCTGCAGCAGGCGGTCGAGGGCCTGTCGGTGGCGGCGATCTCGTATTACGTGGTCGGCCTGCTCGGCTATGCCGGCAAGGCGGCCAAGGCGCTCGGCGCGCACCTGAATCCCGAGGTGGCGACCGGCGCCCTGGTGCCGGTGGTGGCGGCCGTGGTGTGGCTGGGCTTGCGCAGGATGCACCGGCGCATGCACGAGCGCACGCACGGCTGA
- a CDS encoding GGDEF domain-containing protein — translation MEINAFTGEFADRTTEAAFLAYKLPQTRALLGFTLASCGLFFLFFFATDLASVHSGPTLTLLFFGRLTAALTAGVCSWLAYRRSLQVAATRWLASISKVVVFGCFMLVSMLRPHEYHWHAMSMSVMLSAAYLYIPNRLAYAVALSLGATALFTAMAREFYEIHPADSLTMSMLLLLANVFGALAARRFNIVSREEYRAHTVFKHAAERDHLTGCHNRRYLHEHLMGPGREALPGRAHRLAVLLCDIDHFKQINDTYGHADGDAVLRAFAVLLRERIRSPEATVVRYGGEEFLAVLPGMDLDGGVRLAEQLRATFAAMQTPSADGALMLRTTASFGVAATDLPQGAGPTTLRDLISAADKLMYQAKRNGRDRVEALQLAR, via the coding sequence ATGGAGATCAACGCATTTACCGGCGAATTTGCCGACCGCACGACCGAAGCTGCCTTCCTCGCGTACAAACTGCCGCAGACGCGCGCCCTGCTCGGCTTCACCCTGGCGTCGTGCGGCCTGTTCTTCCTGTTCTTTTTCGCCACCGACCTGGCCTCGGTGCACTCGGGGCCGACGCTGACGCTGCTGTTCTTCGGCCGCCTGACGGCGGCGCTCACCGCCGGCGTGTGCTCGTGGCTGGCATACCGGCGTTCGCTGCAGGTCGCGGCCACGCGCTGGCTGGCCAGCATCAGCAAGGTCGTGGTGTTCGGCTGCTTCATGCTGGTCTCCATGCTGCGTCCGCACGAATACCACTGGCACGCGATGTCGATGTCGGTGATGCTCAGCGCGGCCTACCTGTACATTCCGAACCGCCTGGCCTACGCGGTCGCGCTGTCGCTGGGTGCGACCGCGCTGTTCACCGCCATGGCGCGCGAGTTCTACGAGATCCATCCGGCCGACAGCCTGACCATGAGCATGCTGCTGTTGCTGGCCAACGTGTTCGGGGCGCTGGCGGCGCGCCGCTTCAACATCGTCTCGCGCGAGGAATACCGCGCCCACACGGTGTTCAAGCATGCGGCCGAGCGCGACCACCTGACCGGCTGCCACAACCGGCGCTACCTGCACGAACACCTGATGGGACCCGGGCGCGAAGCGCTGCCGGGCCGGGCGCACCGGCTGGCGGTGCTGCTGTGCGACATCGACCACTTCAAGCAGATCAACGACACCTACGGCCATGCCGACGGCGATGCGGTGCTGCGCGCCTTTGCCGTGCTGCTGCGCGAGCGCATCCGTTCGCCGGAAGCGACCGTCGTCCGCTACGGCGGCGAGGAATTCCTGGCGGTGCTGCCGGGCATGGACCTGGACGGCGGCGTGCGCCTGGCGGAGCAGCTGCGCGCCACCTTCGCGGCCATGCAGACGCCGTCCGCCGACGGCGCCCTGATGCTGCGCACCACCGCCAGCTTCGGCGTGGCCGCGACCGACCTGCCGCAAGGCGCCGGGCCGACCACGCTGCGCGACCTGATCTCGGCGGCGGACAAGCTGATGTACCAGGCCAAGCGCAACGGGCGCGATCGCGTGGAGGCGTTGCAGCTGGCGCGGTGA
- a CDS encoding LacI family DNA-binding transcriptional regulator: MNDLSLPESSAAPADDAGAGERPKSITLKDVARLAGLSPITVSRALHNPRMVKPETIEKVKQAAAVIGYIPNLLAGGLTTKRSRLVASIVPQLSNSMFAETVQGLNDELAAHGYQLLLSVSSYSRATEEELLTGILSRQPDGVVLTGINHHPGVRKKLLAMGIPVVEAWDISPTPIDIAVGFNHERVGEAVARYLLDKGFKRFASVCGTDERAVLRRRALEAELRRHGIELIASHEVPPPTTLALGRQGLYAILEGGHRPDVVVCSSDVLAHGALIEAGARGIAVPDRLGIMGFGDFDFAAHTHPAISTVYVDKRGVGTRAARCLIAKIEGRRLDDQVIDVGFKLVERDTTRIGG, translated from the coding sequence ATGAACGACCTCTCCCTTCCCGAATCCAGCGCCGCGCCGGCGGACGACGCCGGCGCCGGCGAACGTCCGAAAAGCATCACGCTCAAGGACGTCGCGCGCCTGGCCGGCCTGTCGCCGATCACCGTGTCGCGCGCGCTGCACAACCCGCGCATGGTCAAGCCCGAGACCATCGAGAAGGTCAAGCAGGCCGCCGCCGTCATCGGCTACATCCCCAACCTGCTGGCCGGCGGCCTGACGACGAAACGCAGCCGGCTGGTGGCGTCGATCGTACCGCAGCTGTCGAATTCGATGTTCGCCGAAACCGTGCAGGGCTTGAACGACGAGCTGGCGGCGCACGGCTACCAGCTGCTGCTGAGCGTGTCCTCCTACTCGCGCGCGACCGAGGAAGAACTGTTGACCGGCATCCTCAGCCGCCAGCCGGACGGCGTCGTGCTCACCGGGATCAACCACCATCCGGGCGTGCGCAAGAAGCTGCTGGCGATGGGCATTCCGGTGGTGGAAGCCTGGGACATCTCGCCCACGCCGATCGACATCGCGGTCGGCTTCAACCACGAGCGGGTCGGCGAAGCGGTGGCCCGCTACCTGCTGGACAAGGGATTCAAGCGCTTCGCCTCGGTGTGCGGCACCGACGAGCGCGCGGTGCTGCGGCGGCGCGCGCTGGAGGCGGAACTGCGGCGCCACGGCATCGAACTGATCGCCAGCCACGAGGTGCCGCCGCCGACCACGCTGGCGCTGGGCCGCCAGGGTTTATACGCGATCCTGGAAGGCGGCCACCGGCCCGACGTGGTCGTGTGCAGCTCGGACGTGCTGGCCCACGGCGCCCTGATCGAAGCCGGCGCGCGCGGCATCGCGGTGCCGGACCGGCTCGGGATCATGGGATTCGGCGATTTCGATTTCGCCGCGCATACGCATCCGGCGATCTCGACGGTGTACGTCGACAAGCGCGGCGTCGGCACCCGTGCGGCGCGCTGCCTGATCGCCAAGATCGAAGGCCGGCGCCTGGACGACCAGGTGATCGACGTCGGTTTCAAGCTGGTGGAACGGGATACCACGCGCATCGGCGGCTGA
- a CDS encoding efflux RND transporter permease subunit: MFRRLIELAIARRWLVLFAFACLAGAGIVHYGRLPIDAVPDITNVQVQVNTGAPGYSALEVEQRVTFPIETAMSGLPRLAQTRSLSKYGLSQVTVVFEDGTDIHFARQLVNERLQQARSGLPAGLDAAMGPIATGLGEIFYWTVEAREGARKADGSPYTPADLRDIQDWIVAPQLRGVPGVTEVNTIGGYRKEVQVAPDMAKLAAHGLSLAVLVEAIERNNANAGAGYIERGGEQLVVRTPGQVKSLDEIRNIVLDVVQGAPVRVRDVAEVEPGRELRTGAATENGREVVLGAVFMLVGENSRAVAQAARLRLQAVNRSLPPGVQALPVYDRSVLVNKAIATVRANLLEGAILVVAILFAFLGNLRAALVTALVIPLTMLMVFTGMVQAGVSANLMSLGALDFGIIVDGAVVIAENCIRRLGLASRGVGRALTREERLAVVAAAAVEVRRPLLFGQLIIMTVYLPIFALDGVEGRMFHPMAITVVMALAAAMLLSVTFVPAALALFVRESVREDGRAPGEGHEDGHENRLMRRARALYRPLLEATLRNRPVALTFAVLAVLLSGLLATRLGTEFAPNLDEGDLAVLTMRIPGTGLQQSVAMQQRLEAALLREFPEIERMFARIGTAEVATDPMPPNAADSYIMLKPVEDWPAPRRTHAELVAAIAAAAARIPGNNYEFSQPIQLRFNELISGVRSDVAVKVFGDDQAAMAQAARQVARVLEQVQGAAEIKVEQTEGLPALLLDVDRERAARYGLNVADVQEAFGTLVGGRAIGTVFEGDRRFAIAVRLGEGVRNDVDSLARLPIALPAGRGARDGHAASIPLSEIATLRLAPEAAQVSRENGKRRVVVTANVRGRDLGSFVGALQTALAQETLPAGTWIALGGQFENLQAASRRLLLVIPAALALVFALLYLMFNSLREGLLVFSGIPFAMSGGVLALWLRGLPLSISAAVGFIALSGVAVLNGLVMIAFVRGLRDQGMAAEPAMRQGAEARLRAVLMTALVASLGFLPMALAGGTGAEVQRPLATVVIGGILSSTLLTLLILPALYITVIGRSDDAAGRGGGHARG; this comes from the coding sequence CTGTTCCGCAGGCTCATCGAACTGGCCATCGCGCGGCGCTGGCTGGTCCTGTTCGCGTTCGCCTGCCTGGCCGGCGCCGGCATCGTCCACTACGGGCGCCTGCCGATCGACGCCGTGCCCGACATCACCAACGTGCAGGTGCAGGTGAATACCGGCGCGCCGGGCTATTCGGCGCTGGAGGTCGAACAGCGCGTCACCTTCCCGATCGAGACCGCCATGAGCGGCCTGCCGCGCCTGGCGCAGACCCGTTCGCTGTCGAAGTACGGGCTGTCGCAGGTGACGGTCGTGTTCGAGGATGGCACCGACATCCACTTCGCGCGCCAGCTGGTGAACGAGCGCCTGCAGCAGGCCAGGAGCGGCCTGCCGGCGGGACTCGATGCGGCCATGGGGCCGATCGCCACCGGCCTGGGCGAGATCTTCTACTGGACCGTGGAAGCGCGCGAAGGCGCGCGCAAGGCCGACGGCAGCCCGTACACCCCGGCCGACCTGCGCGACATCCAGGACTGGATCGTGGCGCCGCAGCTGCGCGGCGTGCCCGGCGTGACCGAGGTGAACACCATCGGCGGCTACCGCAAGGAGGTCCAGGTGGCGCCGGACATGGCGAAGCTGGCGGCGCACGGCTTGTCGCTGGCCGTGCTGGTCGAGGCGATCGAGCGCAACAACGCGAATGCCGGCGCCGGCTACATCGAGCGCGGCGGCGAGCAGCTGGTGGTGCGCACGCCCGGCCAGGTGAAGTCGCTCGACGAGATCCGCAATATCGTGCTGGACGTGGTGCAGGGCGCGCCGGTGCGCGTGCGCGACGTGGCCGAGGTCGAGCCGGGGCGCGAACTGCGCACCGGCGCCGCCACCGAGAACGGCCGCGAAGTGGTGCTGGGCGCGGTGTTCATGCTGGTCGGCGAGAACAGTCGTGCGGTGGCGCAGGCGGCGCGCCTGCGCCTGCAGGCGGTCAACCGCTCGCTGCCGCCGGGCGTGCAGGCGCTGCCGGTGTACGACCGCTCGGTGCTGGTCAACAAGGCGATCGCCACCGTGCGCGCCAACCTGCTGGAAGGCGCGATCCTGGTGGTGGCGATCCTGTTCGCCTTCCTCGGCAACCTGCGCGCGGCGCTGGTGACGGCGCTGGTGATCCCGCTGACGATGCTGATGGTGTTCACGGGGATGGTGCAGGCGGGCGTCAGCGCCAACCTGATGAGTCTTGGCGCGCTCGACTTCGGCATCATCGTCGACGGCGCCGTGGTCATCGCCGAGAACTGCATCCGCCGCCTGGGGCTGGCGTCGCGCGGCGTTGGACGCGCTTTGACCCGCGAAGAACGGCTGGCGGTGGTGGCCGCGGCGGCGGTCGAAGTGCGCCGGCCGCTGCTGTTCGGGCAGCTGATCATCATGACGGTGTACCTGCCGATCTTCGCGCTGGACGGGGTCGAGGGCCGCATGTTCCATCCGATGGCGATCACGGTGGTGATGGCGCTGGCGGCGGCGATGCTGCTGTCGGTGACCTTCGTGCCGGCCGCGCTGGCGCTCTTCGTGCGAGAGTCGGTGCGGGAGGATGGACGCGCACCGGGAGAAGGACATGAAGATGGCCATGAAAACCGCCTAATGCGCCGTGCGCGCGCCTTGTACCGCCCGCTGCTGGAGGCAACGCTGCGCAACCGTCCGGTGGCGCTGACCTTCGCCGTGCTGGCGGTGCTGCTCTCCGGCCTGCTGGCGACCCGGCTCGGCACCGAATTCGCGCCCAACCTGGACGAGGGCGACCTGGCGGTGCTGACCATGCGCATCCCCGGCACCGGCCTGCAGCAATCGGTGGCGATGCAGCAGCGCCTGGAAGCGGCGCTGCTGCGCGAATTTCCCGAGATCGAGCGCATGTTCGCCCGCATCGGCACCGCCGAGGTGGCGACCGACCCGATGCCGCCCAACGCCGCCGACAGCTACATCATGCTCAAGCCGGTCGAGGACTGGCCGGCGCCGCGCCGCACCCACGCCGAACTGGTGGCGGCGATCGCCGCCGCGGCCGCGCGCATCCCCGGCAACAACTACGAGTTCTCGCAGCCGATCCAGCTGCGCTTCAACGAGCTGATCTCGGGCGTGCGCAGCGACGTGGCCGTCAAGGTGTTCGGCGACGACCAGGCCGCGATGGCGCAGGCGGCGCGCCAGGTGGCGCGCGTGCTGGAGCAGGTGCAGGGCGCGGCCGAGATCAAGGTCGAGCAGACCGAAGGCTTGCCGGCGCTGCTGCTCGACGTCGACCGCGAACGCGCCGCGCGCTACGGACTGAACGTGGCCGACGTCCAGGAAGCGTTCGGCACGCTGGTGGGCGGGCGCGCCATCGGCACCGTGTTCGAGGGCGACCGCCGCTTCGCCATCGCGGTGCGCCTGGGGGAGGGCGTGCGCAACGATGTCGACAGCCTGGCGCGGCTGCCGATCGCGCTGCCGGCGGGGCGCGGCGCGCGTGACGGCCACGCCGCCAGCATTCCGCTGTCCGAGATCGCGACCTTGCGCCTGGCGCCGGAAGCGGCGCAGGTCAGCCGCGAGAACGGCAAGCGCCGCGTGGTGGTGACGGCCAACGTGCGCGGGCGCGACCTGGGTTCCTTCGTGGGCGCGCTGCAAACGGCGCTGGCGCAGGAAACCCTGCCGGCCGGGACCTGGATCGCGCTGGGCGGCCAGTTCGAGAATTTGCAGGCGGCCAGCCGGCGCTTGCTGCTGGTGATCCCGGCGGCGCTGGCGCTGGTGTTCGCGCTGCTGTACCTGATGTTCAACAGCCTCAGGGAGGGGCTGCTGGTGTTCAGCGGGATTCCGTTCGCCATGAGCGGCGGCGTGCTGGCGCTGTGGCTGCGCGGCCTGCCGCTGTCGATCTCGGCGGCGGTCGGCTTCATCGCGCTGTCCGGCGTGGCGGTGCTGAACGGGCTGGTGATGATCGCCTTCGTGCGCGGCCTGCGTGACCAGGGCATGGCGGCCGAACCGGCGATGCGCCAGGGCGCCGAGGCGCGCCTGCGCGCGGTGCTGATGACGGCGCTGGTGGCCTCGCTCGGCTTCCTGCCGATGGCGCTGGCCGGCGGTACCGGTGCGGAGGTGCAGCGGCCGCTGGCGACGGTGGTCATCGGCGGCATCCTGTCGTCGACGCTGCTGACGCTGCTGATCCTGCCGGCGCTGTATATCACGGTCATTGGGCGCAGTGATGACGCAGCGGGCCGCGGCGGCGGTCATGCCCGCGGCTGA
- a CDS encoding efflux RND transporter periplasmic adaptor subunit, producing the protein MNKRQKLAIAAMCALAAVLAALILWRQPAPPAQDGHAAHLDAHGHDDRYEQAGEPEGGAGHKGYDGHDGGAGAVAMSAAQVKANGIAVDSAGPASIRERLHLPATVRFDAERTVAVAAPAPGILASVPVAPGDSVAKGQALAVLRSPAAAQWRAEHAAALQRLALARTTLQREQALWEQGISARQDLEAARAAHGEAAIAVQAARQRLAALGIADSGGAVSSSVTVRAPLAGVVVDKPAVAGQAVDETRQLFTVADLSRVWVEAALPGASLGQVRSGMPLRVSAGALARDVEGAVAYVGPVLGEETRMATVRAVLPNPGLRLRPGMLATIDLLGPAHAAPVTVASEAVQTIHERSVVFVRSAAGFTAREVRTGRSDGRRTEIVAGLAAGTPYAAAGAFLLKADLGKGEAGHED; encoded by the coding sequence ATGAACAAACGACAGAAACTGGCGATCGCCGCGATGTGCGCGCTCGCCGCCGTACTGGCCGCCCTGATACTGTGGCGCCAGCCGGCGCCGCCGGCGCAGGACGGCCATGCGGCGCACCTGGATGCGCACGGCCACGACGACCGCTACGAACAGGCGGGCGAACCCGAAGGCGGCGCCGGCCACAAAGGCTACGATGGCCACGACGGCGGCGCCGGCGCCGTCGCCATGAGCGCCGCCCAGGTCAAGGCCAACGGCATCGCCGTCGACAGTGCCGGGCCGGCCTCGATCCGCGAACGGCTGCACCTGCCGGCGACCGTGCGCTTCGATGCCGAACGCACGGTGGCCGTGGCGGCGCCGGCGCCGGGCATCCTGGCGTCGGTGCCGGTGGCGCCTGGGGACAGCGTCGCCAAGGGCCAGGCGCTGGCGGTGTTGCGCAGCCCGGCCGCAGCCCAGTGGCGCGCCGAGCACGCGGCCGCGCTGCAGCGCCTGGCCCTGGCGCGCACCACCCTGCAGCGCGAACAGGCGCTGTGGGAGCAGGGCATCTCGGCGCGCCAGGACCTCGAGGCCGCGCGCGCGGCGCACGGCGAAGCGGCGATCGCCGTGCAGGCGGCGCGCCAGCGGCTGGCGGCGCTCGGCATCGCCGACAGCGGCGGCGCGGTCTCCAGCAGCGTGACCGTGCGCGCCCCCCTGGCGGGCGTGGTGGTCGACAAGCCGGCCGTGGCCGGCCAGGCGGTCGACGAGACCCGGCAACTGTTCACCGTGGCCGACCTGTCGCGGGTCTGGGTCGAGGCCGCGCTGCCCGGCGCCAGCCTGGGCCAGGTACGCAGCGGCATGCCGTTGCGGGTCAGCGCCGGCGCGCTCGCGCGCGATGTCGAAGGGGCGGTGGCCTACGTCGGTCCGGTGCTGGGGGAAGAAACGCGCATGGCCACCGTGCGCGCGGTGCTGCCGAACCCGGGCCTGCGCCTGCGACCCGGCATGCTGGCCACCATCGACCTGCTCGGGCCGGCGCACGCGGCACCGGTGACGGTGGCGAGCGAGGCGGTGCAGACCATCCACGAGCGCAGTGTGGTGTTCGTGCGCAGCGCCGCCGGTTTTACGGCGCGCGAGGTCAGGACCGGACGCAGCGACGGCAGGCGCACCGAGATCGTCGCGGGCCTGGCGGCCGGCACGCCGTATGCGGCGGCCGGTGCCTTTTTGCTCAAGGCGGACCTGGGCAAGGGGGAGGCCGGACATGAGGACTGA
- a CDS encoding TolC family protein, translating to MHALIKPSAMLAMAIVSACAAAADPAASASAAIDLRAAIRLALEQPGVRAAIHEAAAGDAEAAQAGRYPNPTLSFLREGQRAGSSTSTLQLDQPIELGGKRRARIMLAESAAALAHGELAALRRTVRADVAAAFHALLAARDRQALAKALAEVARQGVDVAAKRVAAGKAAPLDETRARLAALDAAGAVRRADGELAIARTRLGALIGRPADAIEPVAPADGLPAPPPLSVLLARVEDAAPVRRARGRLALQGAQAGVARAARIPDLTLSVGSQREDQAGEFDGRVGARRQAVIGLSVPLPLFDRRSDALAAALRRQDQARDELEAARVEAGAALAAAHARIEQARAEAALLRDELVPQARAAYELTLKGFEYGKFSFLDVLDAQRTWHQAQLRRSDAVLEAWRAMADIERLAGDADPQ from the coding sequence ATGCATGCATTGATCAAGCCGTCGGCCATGCTGGCCATGGCCATCGTTTCGGCGTGCGCCGCTGCGGCCGACCCGGCCGCATCCGCTTCGGCCGCCATCGACCTGCGCGCCGCCATCCGCCTCGCGCTGGAACAGCCCGGCGTGCGCGCCGCCATCCATGAAGCCGCCGCCGGCGACGCCGAGGCGGCGCAGGCCGGCCGCTATCCGAACCCGACGCTCTCCTTCCTGCGCGAAGGCCAGCGCGCCGGCAGCAGCACCTCCACCCTCCAGCTGGACCAGCCGATCGAACTGGGCGGCAAGCGCCGCGCCCGCATCATGCTGGCCGAAAGCGCGGCGGCGCTGGCCCACGGCGAACTGGCGGCGCTGCGGCGCACCGTGCGCGCCGACGTCGCCGCCGCCTTTCATGCGCTGCTGGCCGCACGGGACAGGCAAGCGCTGGCGAAGGCGCTGGCCGAGGTGGCGCGCCAGGGCGTTGACGTCGCCGCCAAACGCGTCGCCGCCGGCAAGGCGGCGCCGCTCGACGAGACCCGCGCGCGCCTGGCCGCGCTCGACGCCGCCGGCGCCGTCCGCCGCGCCGACGGCGAACTGGCCATCGCCCGCACCCGCCTGGGCGCGCTGATCGGCCGTCCGGCGGACGCCATCGAACCGGTGGCGCCGGCAGACGGCCTGCCGGCGCCGCCGCCCTTGTCCGTGCTGCTGGCGCGCGTCGAGGATGCCGCCCCGGTGCGGCGCGCGCGCGGCCGGCTCGCGCTGCAGGGCGCCCAGGCCGGCGTGGCGCGCGCCGCGCGCATTCCCGACCTGACGCTGTCGGTCGGCAGCCAGCGCGAGGACCAGGCCGGCGAATTCGATGGCCGCGTCGGCGCGCGCCGCCAGGCGGTGATCGGCCTGTCGGTGCCGCTGCCGCTGTTCGACCGCCGCAGCGACGCCCTGGCGGCCGCCCTGCGGCGCCAGGACCAGGCGCGCGACGAACTGGAGGCCGCGCGCGTCGAAGCGGGCGCTGCCCTGGCCGCCGCCCATGCCCGGATCGAACAGGCGCGCGCCGAAGCCGCGCTGCTGCGCGACGAGCTGGTACCCCAGGCGCGCGCCGCCTACGAACTCACGCTCAAGGGCTTCGAGTACGGCAAGTTTTCCTTCCTGGACGTGCTGGATGCCCAGCGCACCTGGCACCAGGCGCAGCTGCGCCGGTCGGACGCGGTGCTCGAGGCCTGGCGCGCCATGGCCGACATCGAACGCCTGGCCGGCGACGCCGACCCACAATGA